The following proteins are encoded in a genomic region of Planococcus lenghuensis:
- a CDS encoding chromate transporter, giving the protein MAPHEPKSALKALLEILMVSTRLGFTSFGGPIAHLGYFHDEYIRKRKWLDEKSYADLIALCQFLPGPASSQVGIGIGVMRAGVLGGIVSFIGFTLPSVIALILFAVLLREFDVGESGWIHGLKIVAVVVVAHAILGMAPKLAPDLKRKMLALFAVVITLLWQTTFSQVSVILFAALVGFWLFRNQPEQEDSHIKVPISRRFAAGCLVLFFGLLFLLPIAAEATAWGWLARFDSFYRSGSLVFGGGHVVLPLLEREFVPTGWMTEEAFLAGYGAAQAVPGPLFTFAAYLGAVMGGWTGGLLGAAAIFLPAFLLIFGTLPFWGALRGNSKVRGALLGVNAAVLGILIAAFYDPIWTSSIFAPPDFAFAAILFSMLVYWKLPPWVVVLTGAAGGALLGLLY; this is encoded by the coding sequence ATGGCACCACACGAACCGAAAAGCGCTCTTAAAGCCTTGCTGGAGATTCTAATGGTTTCCACCCGGCTCGGGTTCACTTCGTTTGGCGGACCGATCGCTCACCTGGGTTACTTCCATGATGAGTATATCCGAAAAAGAAAATGGCTGGATGAAAAGAGTTACGCAGATCTGATAGCGCTCTGTCAATTCCTGCCGGGGCCCGCTAGCAGTCAAGTCGGAATCGGCATCGGCGTGATGAGGGCCGGGGTGCTGGGCGGGATTGTTTCCTTCATCGGCTTCACCCTCCCTTCTGTTATCGCCCTTATTTTGTTTGCTGTTCTCTTACGGGAGTTCGACGTGGGGGAGTCCGGGTGGATCCATGGATTGAAGATTGTGGCTGTGGTGGTTGTGGCCCATGCAATTTTAGGCATGGCGCCAAAATTGGCACCCGATTTGAAACGGAAAATGCTGGCGCTGTTTGCGGTGGTCATCACGTTGCTGTGGCAAACGACATTTTCACAAGTCAGTGTCATCCTGTTTGCAGCGCTTGTGGGCTTTTGGCTGTTCCGGAACCAGCCGGAACAGGAGGACTCGCATATTAAAGTGCCCATCTCGCGCCGGTTTGCAGCCGGATGCCTGGTCCTGTTCTTCGGTCTCCTCTTCCTGCTGCCGATTGCAGCGGAAGCAACGGCATGGGGCTGGCTTGCCCGGTTCGACAGCTTCTACCGCTCGGGCTCGCTCGTATTTGGTGGCGGGCATGTGGTTTTGCCGCTATTGGAACGTGAATTTGTACCGACCGGCTGGATGACGGAAGAAGCATTCCTGGCCGGATACGGAGCGGCGCAGGCGGTGCCGGGGCCTTTGTTTACATTTGCAGCATATTTAGGAGCTGTCATGGGCGGCTGGACAGGCGGCCTGCTCGGAGCCGCTGCGATCTTCCTGCCGGCATTCCTGTTGATTTTTGGGACGCTTCCATTTTGGGGTGCTCTGCGCGGCAATTCAAAAGTCAGAGGTGCCTTGCTTGGCGTGAATGCTGCAGTACTTGGCATTCTGATTGCCGCTTTTTATGACCCGATCTGGACCAGCTCGATTTTTGCGCCGCCCGATTTTGCGTTCGCTGCCATTCTGTTCAGCATGCTGGTCTACTGGAAACTGCCGCCTTGGGTTGTGGTTTTGACTGGTGCAGCAGGCGGTGCGCTTTTAGGGTTACTTTATTAA
- a CDS encoding PadR family transcriptional regulator — translation MEEKVLRKLFLGFIHIHILHHAKEEPIYGSWMLDELRQHGYEMSAGTLYPILHGMEADGLLTKEEKNISGKIRKYYTITEKGDMILMEARKKAYELFKEIKDE, via the coding sequence TTGGAAGAGAAAGTGCTCCGTAAACTCTTTCTCGGATTCATTCATATCCATATTCTTCATCATGCAAAAGAAGAACCGATCTACGGATCTTGGATGCTCGATGAATTACGGCAGCATGGGTATGAAATGAGCGCAGGAACCCTATATCCCATCCTTCATGGAATGGAAGCGGATGGCTTGCTGACAAAAGAAGAAAAGAACATCAGCGGAAAGATCAGGAAGTACTACACGATCACCGAAAAAGGTGACATGATCCTGATGGAAGCACGAAAAAAAGCGTACGAACTTTTCAAGGAAATCAAAGATGAATAA
- the cydC gene encoding thiol reductant ABC exporter subunit CydC: MSELTNIISVTLREKRDVALAVTCGFSAGLAGVALLASSGYLISQAALSAQMVTLVVLGACLKLFGLAAAISRYGERLFSHRATFTMLSHLRSSFFDKLAPLAPRVFQQYRSGDLLSRIVGDVESLQNFLLRVLYPPVVLLLVFTSTIFFTSFFSLSIALVLLAGMLLTVFIIPGFAAWRKKKSGSAVRESRAMLSSEAAEFLYGFRDLKIYRQAEAKERRLGRFAEAYEEENRKEALRNTRNQSVNSLAAMLTVLAVLALGAYFVTTGELEGLYLAMLVMISLALFENIAPMAVFPSHSEESRKAAVRLESITSAPVPDTGTGTLQPGQHELAADHLSYTYPEEERPALKEVSLRIAPGTKTAIVGPSGSGKSTLLYALLGILPPDSGAVTIDGRPLGSIDSESLWRRMNVVLQDNHFFYGTIRSNLLIADGEATDAELEEALGRVRLGAFPLSHSVEEKGGNLSGGEKQRLAIARAWLRGGSLWLLDEPVSSVDAATARAIYAELFQKWTDDTFVIISHDLSGLEGMDQIIVMDGGRVVETGSYAELMHAKGYFYGLKEIEKSVFA, from the coding sequence ATGAGTGAATTGACGAATATAATAAGCGTGACATTGCGGGAGAAGCGGGATGTGGCATTGGCAGTTACCTGCGGCTTTTCAGCTGGCCTTGCCGGCGTTGCCCTTCTCGCTTCAAGCGGCTACCTCATCTCACAAGCGGCACTGTCCGCACAAATGGTCACACTTGTAGTGCTCGGCGCCTGCCTGAAATTGTTCGGACTTGCCGCCGCCATCAGCCGCTACGGAGAACGGCTGTTTTCCCACCGGGCGACGTTTACCATGCTCAGTCATTTGCGGAGCTCGTTTTTTGATAAACTGGCACCGCTCGCCCCCCGGGTCTTCCAGCAGTACCGGAGCGGCGACCTGCTGTCACGGATTGTCGGAGATGTCGAGAGCCTGCAGAACTTCCTGCTGCGCGTCCTTTATCCGCCCGTGGTACTGCTGCTTGTGTTCACAAGCACGATTTTCTTTACGTCATTCTTCTCCCTTTCCATTGCGCTTGTCTTGCTGGCGGGCATGCTGCTGACCGTCTTTATCATTCCCGGTTTTGCTGCATGGCGAAAAAAGAAAAGCGGATCCGCCGTCCGGGAAAGTCGGGCGATGCTTTCATCGGAAGCGGCTGAGTTTCTGTATGGATTCCGGGATCTGAAGATTTACCGGCAGGCGGAAGCAAAAGAGCGCCGGCTTGGCCGTTTCGCCGAGGCTTATGAAGAAGAGAACCGGAAAGAAGCGCTGCGGAACACGCGGAATCAGTCGGTCAATTCACTTGCTGCCATGCTGACGGTACTGGCTGTACTTGCACTCGGTGCGTACTTTGTCACGACCGGCGAATTGGAAGGACTGTACTTGGCAATGCTCGTCATGATTTCCCTTGCTTTGTTTGAGAATATTGCACCGATGGCCGTATTCCCTTCCCATTCCGAGGAAAGCCGGAAAGCCGCCGTCCGGCTGGAGAGCATCACATCGGCACCGGTACCGGATACCGGTACCGGAACCCTGCAGCCCGGCCAGCATGAATTAGCGGCTGATCACTTATCCTATACGTATCCGGAAGAAGAACGGCCGGCATTGAAAGAAGTGTCTTTGCGCATTGCCCCGGGTACGAAGACAGCCATTGTCGGACCGAGCGGCTCAGGTAAATCCACATTGCTTTACGCCTTGCTCGGCATCCTGCCTCCGGACAGCGGCGCCGTCACAATCGATGGCCGGCCGCTCGGTTCTATCGATTCCGAATCGCTGTGGCGCCGGATGAATGTAGTATTACAGGACAATCATTTCTTTTACGGTACGATCCGCAGCAACCTGCTTATCGCTGACGGAGAAGCGACGGATGCGGAACTGGAAGAAGCGCTCGGACGTGTCCGGCTCGGTGCCTTCCCTCTCTCCCATTCAGTGGAGGAAAAAGGCGGGAATTTATCCGGCGGCGAAAAACAGCGGCTTGCCATCGCCCGGGCCTGGCTGCGGGGTGGCAGTCTTTGGCTGCTCGATGAACCGGTGTCGTCCGTCGATGCTGCCACAGCGCGCGCCATCTACGCTGAACTGTTCCAGAAATGGACAGATGATACGTTCGTGATCATCAGTCATGACCTGTCAGGACTCGAAGGGATGGATCAGATCATTGTCATGGACGGAGGACGGGTTGTGGAAACCGGTTCATACGCGGAACTTATGCATGCCAAGGGGTATTTTTACGGGCTGAAGGAAATTGAAAAGAGTGTATTCGCTTAA